DNA from Polyodon spathula isolate WHYD16114869_AA unplaced genomic scaffold, ASM1765450v1 scaffolds_1445, whole genome shotgun sequence:
GTTTAACCAGTATTAAATGTCTTAGGAATAGTTTTCCTTATCCATCACTTGTATAAAAAGAAGTACTGTAAAACAGGCATTTTGAGAGTGTATTGATTCAATTTGTAATAACAAGGTGCTTGCTAGTGAGGTTTCACTGAACTGGAATTAGTTTAGGGCAGTATTGCACACACTGCTCCTCACTCGCTGTAAACCTGCTTCCCAACAGCAGCCCTTGATAATCACTATGAGGCTTAACTTCTAAGCTGCTTGCTGAGCTACAGTACTGGCTTGCAGTCGACACTGAATTAAACGCAAAGCTCTGcattaaataaaatgactttGCACTCCTTTCAGTCTGTTCTGAGAGATACTGTTGCTTATAGGAATCTGTCACTGGTGGTTTCATGGATTTAGCATTATATCTGCTGTATCCCCGGCGTCTTTAGCTGGGGCACAAAATCTCTTTGATGAAAGTGTGCATAGGGTCAAAGCATAGGAAACTAAGAGACCTTTGCTTCAGTGCAGCTGTGGGATTCCCTCGGGACACTCAGCAGTTTGCAATACTCTTCAGTAGGTAAAACTGCAAGCATCATACTTGGTACCGATGTTAAAATGATAAGGACAAACTTTGCAATACAAAACAACTATCTTGGGTATACACAGTTACGGAGATGAAATTAAATGTGGAAGCATGTTCTGCTTTGTGAGGACTGTCATTTGGGGACAGTCGATGGTGCAATGAGGATTGTCACAGGGGTgtactgttactgtgtgggtatccgctgagagacacagagggtttgatgtTGAAAACGTAGCTCAGGCGACCAGGTTTTACTCATTTACACACAGGCActtgcagtggttggtggctgTTGCTAGGGTaccttttttaattacaaattaaaaccacCCAAAAAACATTCATTTAGAGGAGCatgcctcagccctgccacaaggACATTTTTCCTTTTATAGAATTATATGGTGTGCTACGAAGTCCCTCTAGATACTGTACTACAGTATCCCACAGAATATTCTTATAGTTGctgtatgtatacatgtatagtATGCATGTACCTACAGTATGTATGCATAGATCAGTGAACATGACTAACTACTGTACAGCACGTAAACCCTAAAGCATTTATCTATTAGTtagttaatttataaaataagtaCTTGGAATTTATATAATTGACTAATCAAACCACTGCTGCTAGTACAGGTAGGGAGTTTTGCATGGTGAATTTGAATCAAGAGGTTATGTATGTAGCTACCTGCtcacagtttacagtaagtgGAACAGTAGCGTGGTCTAACAGCAGATCAGACACAGTTCATGTACTTTTCTGGTGCTCCTCTTGCGAAACCTCATCCGATTCTGGAAGGAGAGGTTCAGTCTCCGCTGAGGTGATCTTCCGCTGGTCTCTGCGAGCCACACAGAGTGTGAGCAGGAACAGGAGAGACCCTTCAATCAGAGAGCACACAATTTTACAATACAGCTGCTGCCCAGATCACTGTTTATGGTGAAAGGTGTGTACGGAGTTCTGAATACAGGGTCGGTCAGCACAAGACTTCGCTTGCCAAGTGATAATGTAATAGTATGACTAACCACTTGAAAAAGCACCGGGAACAGATCCAGACTGGATCTGAACTACTGAACAGGGATATTGAAAATCACTGTGTCTACAAAATTCCTCAAAATGAAGAAACATATAAAACTAATTTTTCACCATAATTTTTGTAAGAAACCATGTTCTTTACCTCAGCCAGAGAAACTGCTGAGGGGGCTATAATCTGCTGCATCATTTCAAGCCTAAAATTAGATTTCCTCCCCAATTGGAATGTTTTTCTTTGCCATCAGATTGTTTATTTCTGCTCTAATGACATTTGCACTGACAAAAGCACTTGCAGATGCAAGGACGTGCAAAGATAATTCTATTTGCACATATATGCAATAggaaggacacacacacacacacatactgctatGAACAAATGCTCACTTACCGGCAACATACATTCCAGGAAAGAGAATGAGCAGCGCTGTACGCAGACCGTAGAGGCTGGTGAGCGGAGGGACCAGTAAGGGCATGTTCCCCCCAATGTTGGTGATGATGAAGAGGTAGAAAGCTACAGCAGATGTGCGGATCACTGGAGGAACgagttccaccacaatggctaaTGTGACACCAACCCACATCTCACCTGGAGAGAGAAAACAGAAGTCGTTTGGTTAAAGGGGTAATAACTAAccaagccttaaaaaaaaaaaaaacatcctgtgttacaggtaatcgGGCCCCACCTGAGCATTACCCTACTAGTGCTCCTAATatgaaatgtgattttaaagtCTTTTTACTCACCAATTATATTGGCAGGAATGAGCAGAAGAAAAGCGTATGGGGGTGACAGCCACAGCACCCCCACCAGGAAGGGAGCTGCCACAATCTGAAAGGACATTGTCACTGCAGTTTACCATACGTTACGATTGAATgggaaaactgaatttaaaaaagacaagaaGAATATTTATTACCTGACTTATAACTAAAACCCAGATCCTTGCTGGTAGCCCCCTTTTCTTGACCACTCTGTCAGAAATGAACCCACCAAACAGGACACCAAAACTCCCTCCAACTAATGGTATCCATGACAACCAGCGCCCCACATCCTCTACAGGAAAGTACTGGCTAAAATAGATCTGGGCATTGTAGGCCCAAACATAGCCACCTGGAAAAATATAATAAGCCAAAAAATGAATGTACTGCACAGCAAATATAATTTTCCCCTCTAAATCCTAAGCAGTTATTCCTTATGTTCCATATACACAGCATCAGATCAACCTCTGTCTTGAAATAGGGCTGGGCTTGTATAACAGGTTAGTAATCATCCCCAAACTGGTCGGTAATCTCTAGTAATTCGCTATTTTTATAAATTAggtaataatacaatattatcaCAAATAGTACCTGCGTTTCTGATGGAGCCAGCCAAGCAAAGCAGCAGCAAGGAGGGGCTGAGGAAGGGCTGCAGTATTCGTGACAGTCTCTGTGACAGTGACAGGCTGGAAGGGGTGTTTGCATTGTGCGCTCTTTCACCTGTCCCTTGGGTGCGCTGGGGCTCTTTCACTGTGATGAGCACTACGAGACTCACTAGAAACCCTGGGATCCCGCAGATGAAAAAGGTCCACCGCCAACCCTAGGAACAAATGCATTGTACTTTGATGTGGAGagttacttttgtatttttctattaaaGACAACTCATTTCTTAGCGAGCTATCAATTTTAGTTAACAGTCTTTTATATCTGGTCCTTTCTGAATAGAGCTCATTTTTGATAACCAGCCATTTAGAGCTAAGAGTCCACTTCATCTACTATATAAACCCACACCCTGCCAGGATTTAggtcattttacagcactgggaaatcaCACTGGATTGCACTAACCATCTAGCCATGGTAATCCAAAATATTTACAATGCAGACCATTATTTGAGAAAGGTTTAGTTTGGTC
Protein-coding regions in this window:
- the LOC121309766 gene encoding D-galactonate transporter-like, with protein sequence MGMLDFCKAGGYPVYILCILLITYLLNQLDRYILAIVILPLAQEIHFGDKSCLPNETSQPGPLQCNNASDEKHCKSLLNADSIPYCKWDYNGNGWEYQIMAGPIFILIYTFMGIFIGFLADAANRKNLLAVSLFFWSLMTFLMGFAQEYWHLVLLRFGQGIGEAGCTPFAASLIADYFPEAARGSAMGFYNWGIYTGYSLSFAVGNYITRANIMGLGWRWTFFICGIPGFLVSLVVLITVKEPQRTQGTGERAHNANTPSSLSLSQRLSRILQPFLSPSLLLLCLAGSIRNAGGYVWAYNAQIYFSQYFPVEDVGRWLSWIPLVGGSFGVLFGGFISDRVVKKRGLPARIWVLVISQIVAAPFLVGVLWLSPPYAFLLLIPANIIGEMWVGVTLAIVVELVPPVIRTSAVAFYLFIITNIGGNMPLLVPPLTSLYGLRTALLILFPGMYVAGSLLFLLTLCVARRDQRKITSAETEPLLPESDEVSQEEHQKST